A stretch of DNA from Aliarcobacter thereius LMG 24486:
CCTGCATTACTATTATTTGTAATTATTACTTCAACTTTTGCATCTAAAATTCCAGATTCAATTGCTTTTTGTATTGTTTCAAATCCACTTCCATTATAAGATGCCAAAATTCCTATTTTTTTTACCATTTTTATCCTTTTACTCTTTGAGAATGTGTTAATGCAATTGCTATTGCATCTGTTATATCAAGTGGTTTTATCTCTTTTTTAATTCCTAATAATCTTTTTACCATAAAAGATACTTGCTCTTTTGTAGCTTTCCCATTTCCTGTAACTGCTTGTTTTACTTGAAGTGGAGTATATTCAGCAAAATTTCCAAACTCTTGTAAAACTTTTAAAGAGATTGCTCCACGAAACTGTGCTAGTTTTATAACTGT
This window harbors:
- the ruvC gene encoding crossover junction endodeoxyribonuclease RuvC — protein: MKILGIDPGTRNCGYAVIEKSGRDLKLVEAGLIKIKTTILQEQIVEMTEGLDLVFNNHKIDEVSIEDMFYAFNPKTVIKLAQFRGAISLKVLQEFGNFAEYTPLQVKQAVTGNGKATKEQVSFMVKRLLGIKKEIKPLDITDAIAIALTHSQRVKG